Proteins from one Salinispora arenicola genomic window:
- a CDS encoding IS630 family transposase — MAEPVRVRRLSDLEGQQLLRITRRGTGSPIRLRRAMVVLASAGGNTVPAIARLVQADEDTIRQVIHRFNEMGMASLDPQWAGGRPRLISSDEEQFIVETANIRPEKLGRPFTRWSIRKLADHLRVHSARRVRVGRERLRQILHRHRITFQRIKTWKESTDADRDAKLARIEHVSSQFPQRVFALDEFGPLVIRPLAGAGWAPAGRPRRLPANYRKLHGVRQFHGCYSLGDDQLWGVVRRRKSAANTLAALTSIRAARPDGAPIYVILDNLSAHKGLKIRRRAVRNKVELCFTPTYASWANPIEAQFGPLRTFVITGSNHPNHPALTRRLQAYLRWRNANARHPDVLAAQRRERARIRSERQRRWDQPATRAA; from the coding sequence GTGGCAGAACCCGTTCGCGTTCGGCGGCTCAGTGACCTGGAGGGTCAGCAGTTGCTGAGGATCACTCGTAGAGGTACCGGCTCGCCGATCCGGTTACGGCGGGCGATGGTCGTGCTCGCTTCGGCTGGTGGGAACACGGTGCCGGCGATCGCCCGTTTGGTGCAGGCTGATGAGGACACGATCCGGCAGGTCATTCACCGGTTCAACGAGATGGGGATGGCCAGCCTGGACCCTCAGTGGGCGGGTGGCCGTCCCCGCCTGATCAGTAGCGACGAGGAACAGTTCATCGTCGAGACGGCTAACATCCGCCCCGAGAAGTTGGGGCGGCCGTTCACCCGGTGGAGTATCCGCAAGCTCGCTGATCACCTGCGTGTTCATTCCGCCCGGCGGGTCCGGGTTGGGCGGGAGCGGCTGCGGCAGATCCTGCACCGGCACCGGATCACCTTCCAGCGGATCAAGACGTGGAAGGAGTCCACCGACGCTGACCGGGATGCCAAGCTCGCCCGGATCGAGCATGTGAGCAGTCAATTCCCGCAGCGGGTGTTCGCGCTCGACGAGTTCGGGCCCTTGGTGATCCGGCCGCTGGCCGGCGCCGGGTGGGCGCCTGCGGGCCGTCCGCGCCGGTTGCCCGCGAACTACCGCAAGCTGCACGGGGTCCGGCAGTTCCACGGCTGCTACAGCCTCGGTGATGACCAACTCTGGGGCGTCGTCCGGCGGCGTAAGAGCGCCGCGAATACCCTTGCCGCGCTCACGTCGATCCGGGCCGCGCGTCCGGACGGTGCGCCGATCTACGTGATCCTGGACAATCTTTCCGCGCACAAAGGCCTGAAGATCCGCAGGCGGGCGGTCCGGAACAAGGTCGAGCTCTGCTTCACCCCGACCTACGCCTCCTGGGCCAACCCGATCGAGGCCCAGTTCGGGCCACTACGCACCTTCGTGATCACCGGCTCGAACCACCCCAACCACCCCGCGCTGACCCGGCGGCTGCAGGCCTACCTGCGCTGGCGCAACGCCAACGCCCGCCACCCCGACGTCCTCGCCGCCCAACGCCGCGAACGCGCCCGCATCCGCAGCGAACGACAACGACGATGGGACCAGCCAGCTACCCGAGCAGCCTGA
- a CDS encoding inositol monophosphatase family protein, with amino-acid sequence MSITDQALAIEAAEAGAAVVRSHYGSALTRFSKGADDFATTADIAAEKAILDTLRAARPGDVLVGEESGRTSTGDSGRMWLVDPLCGTLNFAAQTMLVAVNVALRSGTQPTVAASADPFGDEVFWTDGTAAYVRRGATDERLVPSADSKLVDINLYPPFPNEADFRTARMLADEDFGARFHLRVVASTLAVAWVAAGRRAGYVTDGNQLYDNVHFAAGIALCAAAGCVITGIDGQPPDAGLGGLVVAADEQTHANLLTSVQNQRS; translated from the coding sequence ATGTCGATCACAGATCAGGCGTTGGCCATCGAGGCGGCGGAGGCGGGTGCCGCGGTCGTCCGTTCCCACTACGGATCAGCGCTGACCCGCTTTTCGAAGGGCGCGGACGACTTCGCCACCACAGCGGACATCGCGGCAGAGAAGGCGATCCTGGACACCCTGCGCGCGGCGCGTCCGGGTGATGTCCTGGTGGGTGAGGAGAGTGGGCGCACGAGCACCGGCGACAGCGGGCGGATGTGGCTGGTCGACCCGTTGTGCGGGACCTTGAACTTCGCCGCGCAGACCATGCTGGTCGCGGTCAACGTGGCGCTGCGGAGCGGCACGCAGCCCACCGTGGCCGCCTCGGCGGACCCGTTCGGCGACGAGGTGTTCTGGACCGACGGCACCGCCGCCTACGTTCGTCGCGGTGCTACCGATGAGCGACTCGTCCCGTCGGCCGACTCGAAGCTGGTGGACATCAACCTTTATCCGCCATTTCCGAACGAGGCCGACTTCCGAACCGCGCGGATGCTCGCCGATGAGGACTTTGGCGCGCGGTTCCATCTACGGGTGGTCGCCAGCACGCTGGCGGTGGCGTGGGTCGCTGCCGGCCGCCGCGCCGGCTACGTCACCGATGGTAACCAGCTGTACGACAACGTTCACTTCGCGGCCGGGATCGCCCTGTGCGCGGCGGCGGGCTGCGTGATCACCGGGATCGATGGCCAGCCGCCGGACGCCGGGCTGGGTGGACTTGTCGTGGCAGCCGACGAGCAGACCCACGCTAATCTGTTGACGTCCGTCCAGAATCAGCGTAGCTAG
- a CDS encoding ribonucleoside-diphosphate reductase subunit alpha: MTATRERATPGQAGQEQRRQVMEVRKRNGDTEPVDVNKIVKAVERWVADLDEVDPLRVATKTISGLYDGATTAELDRLSIQTAAELIGEEPQYSKLAARLLAAYVDKEVRGQQVASFSQSIRYAHGLGLISDDTAAFVSRNARKLDDAVDPAGDLRFEYFGLRTVADRYLLRHPQSRLVVETPQYWLLRVACGLSRTPAEAIGFYQLMSSLAYLPSSPTLFNSGTRHTQMSSCFLVDSPRDELDSIYQRYHQVAKLSKFSGGIGISWSRVRGRGALIRGTNGRSNGIVPFLKTLDAGVAAVNQGGRRKGAACVYLEPWHPDIEEFLELRDNTGEDARRTHNLNLANWLPDEFMRRVEADGDWSLIDPSDAPELPDLYGDEFDAAYRVAEKKAVRTVKARDLYGRMMRTLAQTGNGWMTFKDRSNTLSNQTGQPANTIHLSNLCTEILEVNNDTETAVCNLGSVNLGAHVTVDGVDWERLRATVRTAVVFLDRVIDINYYPAEQAAASNPRWRPVGLGLMGLQDAFFTLRLPFDSAEASELSTRVQEEIFLTALETSAGLAERFGPHPAYAETRAARGDLYPDLWGATPTQTRRWAGLKARIAEHGLRNSLLVAIAPTATIASIAGCYECIEPQVSNLFKRETMSGEFLQVNTYLVGELKARGLWTAQIRDQIRRAEGSVQGLGELPAEVRELFRTAWELPQRALIDLAAARAPYIDQSQSLNLFLAAPTIGKLSSMYLYAWKSGLKTTYYLRSRPATRIQQATVAVTPTVPPGVADASSAQAGVAPGLPGATASSAPGVAGTDAEALACSLENPESCEACQ, translated from the coding sequence ATGACGGCGACGCGGGAACGCGCCACACCCGGTCAGGCCGGGCAGGAGCAGCGTCGACAGGTGATGGAGGTCCGCAAGCGCAACGGCGACACCGAGCCGGTGGACGTCAACAAGATCGTCAAAGCGGTGGAGCGTTGGGTCGCCGACCTGGACGAGGTGGACCCGCTGCGGGTGGCGACCAAGACCATCAGCGGCCTGTACGACGGGGCGACGACGGCCGAGCTGGACCGGCTGTCGATCCAGACGGCGGCGGAGTTGATCGGCGAGGAGCCGCAGTACTCGAAGCTGGCGGCGCGGCTGCTGGCCGCCTACGTGGACAAGGAGGTCCGTGGGCAGCAGGTGGCCAGCTTCAGCCAGTCCATCCGGTACGCCCACGGTCTCGGCCTGATCAGCGACGATACCGCCGCCTTCGTGTCCCGCAACGCGCGCAAGCTGGACGACGCGGTGGACCCGGCCGGCGATCTGCGGTTCGAGTACTTCGGGCTGCGTACCGTCGCGGACCGGTACCTGCTGCGGCATCCGCAGTCGCGGCTGGTGGTGGAGACCCCGCAGTACTGGCTGCTGCGGGTGGCCTGCGGGCTGTCGCGGACACCGGCCGAGGCGATCGGGTTCTACCAGCTGATGTCGTCGCTGGCGTACCTGCCCAGTTCGCCGACGCTGTTCAACTCCGGCACCCGGCACACCCAGATGTCCTCGTGCTTCCTGGTCGACTCGCCCCGCGACGAGTTGGACTCCATCTACCAGCGCTACCACCAGGTCGCGAAACTGTCGAAGTTCTCCGGTGGCATCGGCATCTCCTGGTCCCGGGTACGCGGCCGGGGTGCGCTGATCCGGGGGACGAACGGCCGGTCGAACGGCATCGTGCCGTTCCTCAAGACCCTCGACGCCGGGGTCGCCGCAGTCAACCAGGGGGGCCGGCGCAAGGGCGCGGCCTGCGTCTACCTGGAGCCCTGGCACCCCGACATCGAGGAGTTCCTGGAACTGCGGGACAACACCGGCGAGGACGCCCGACGGACGCACAACCTGAATCTGGCCAACTGGCTACCGGACGAGTTCATGCGCCGGGTCGAGGCGGACGGCGACTGGTCACTGATCGACCCGTCCGACGCCCCGGAACTGCCCGACCTGTACGGCGACGAGTTCGACGCCGCCTACCGGGTCGCGGAGAAGAAGGCCGTCCGCACGGTCAAGGCCCGGGACCTGTACGGGCGGATGATGCGCACCCTGGCGCAGACCGGCAACGGGTGGATGACGTTCAAGGACCGGTCGAACACGCTGTCCAACCAGACCGGGCAGCCCGCCAACACGATCCACCTGTCGAACCTGTGCACCGAGATCCTTGAGGTCAACAACGACACCGAGACCGCGGTGTGCAACCTGGGCTCGGTCAACCTCGGCGCCCATGTCACCGTCGACGGGGTCGACTGGGAGAGGCTGCGGGCCACCGTCCGTACCGCGGTGGTGTTCCTCGACCGCGTGATCGACATCAACTACTACCCGGCCGAGCAGGCGGCGGCGTCCAACCCGCGCTGGCGGCCGGTCGGGCTCGGGCTGATGGGGCTACAGGACGCGTTCTTCACGCTGCGGCTGCCGTTCGACTCGGCCGAGGCGAGCGAACTGTCCACCCGGGTACAGGAGGAGATCTTCCTGACCGCGTTGGAAACCTCCGCCGGGCTCGCCGAGCGGTTCGGACCGCATCCCGCGTACGCCGAGACCCGCGCGGCCCGGGGCGACCTGTACCCGGACCTGTGGGGTGCCACGCCGACCCAGACGCGACGGTGGGCCGGGCTGAAGGCGCGGATCGCTGAGCACGGTCTGCGCAACTCGCTGCTGGTGGCGATCGCCCCGACCGCGACGATCGCCTCGATCGCCGGCTGCTACGAGTGCATCGAGCCGCAGGTGTCCAACCTGTTCAAGCGCGAGACCATGTCCGGCGAGTTCCTCCAGGTCAACACCTACCTGGTCGGTGAGCTGAAGGCACGCGGGTTGTGGACGGCGCAGATCCGGGACCAGATCAGGCGCGCGGAGGGGTCGGTGCAGGGCCTCGGCGAGTTGCCCGCCGAGGTGCGGGAACTGTTCCGGACGGCGTGGGAGCTTCCGCAGCGCGCGCTGATCGACCTGGCTGCCGCCCGCGCCCCGTACATCGACCAGTCACAGTCGCTGAACCTGTTCCTGGCCGCGCCGACGATCGGCAAGCTCTCCTCGATGTACCTGTACGCCTGGAAGTCCGGGCTGAAAACCACCTACTACCTGCGGTCCCGTCCCGCGACGCGGATCCAGCAGGCCACGGTCGCCGTCACGCCGACAGTCCCGCCGGGCGTCGCCGACGCGTCGTCGGCCCAGGCGGGTGTCGCTCCCGGACTGCCGGGTGCCACCGCGTCGTCGGCCCCCGGTGTCGCCGGGACCGACGCCGAGGCGCTGGCCTGCTCCCTGGAAAACCCCGAAAGCTGCGAGGCCTGCCAATGA
- a CDS encoding ribonucleotide-diphosphate reductase subunit beta, translating into MITDAETRTVTAATTGERHMLLDPGMDLTLRPMRYPHFFDRFKEAIKNTWTVEEVDLHSDLADLAKLSPAERHLVSRLVAFFATGDTIVANNLVLNLYQHVNSPEGRLYLSRQLFEEAVHVQFYLNLLDTYVPDEKERFAAFAAVENIPSIARKAEFCFRWIDSIFELRELRTRGDRRAFLLNLICFAACIEGLFFYGAFAYVYFLRSRGLLNGLASGTNWVFRDESMHMAFAFDVVDTIRAEEPDLFDADLERQIKDMVTEAVDCEAQFAEDLLEQGVSGLSLADMREYLQHVADRRLVTLGIAPIYGSQNPFAFMELQDVQELSNFFERRVSAYQVGVSGSVTFDDDF; encoded by the coding sequence ATGATCACCGACGCCGAGACCCGTACCGTGACCGCCGCGACCACTGGCGAGCGGCACATGCTGCTCGACCCGGGCATGGACCTGACCCTGCGCCCGATGCGATACCCGCACTTCTTCGACCGGTTCAAGGAGGCCATCAAGAACACCTGGACCGTCGAGGAGGTGGACCTGCACTCCGACCTCGCCGACCTGGCGAAACTGTCCCCCGCCGAGCGGCACCTGGTGTCCCGGCTGGTCGCGTTTTTCGCCACCGGCGACACGATCGTCGCCAACAATCTGGTGCTCAACCTCTACCAGCACGTCAACTCCCCGGAGGGCCGGCTCTATCTGTCCCGGCAGCTGTTCGAGGAAGCGGTGCACGTCCAGTTCTACCTGAACCTGCTCGACACGTACGTGCCGGACGAGAAGGAGCGGTTCGCGGCGTTCGCGGCGGTGGAGAACATTCCCTCGATCGCCCGCAAGGCCGAGTTCTGCTTCCGGTGGATCGACTCGATCTTCGAGCTGCGTGAGCTGCGGACCCGAGGGGACCGGCGGGCGTTCCTGCTCAACCTGATCTGCTTCGCCGCCTGCATCGAGGGCCTGTTCTTCTACGGCGCCTTCGCCTACGTCTACTTCCTCCGCTCCCGGGGCCTGCTCAACGGTCTCGCGTCGGGCACCAACTGGGTGTTCCGCGACGAATCCATGCACATGGCCTTTGCCTTCGACGTGGTGGACACCATCCGCGCCGAAGAGCCGGACCTGTTCGACGCCGACCTGGAGCGGCAGATCAAGGACATGGTGACGGAGGCGGTCGACTGTGAGGCCCAGTTCGCCGAGGACCTGCTCGAGCAGGGGGTGTCCGGGCTGTCCCTGGCCGACATGCGCGAATACCTCCAGCACGTCGCGGACCGGCGGCTGGTCACGCTCGGGATCGCGCCGATCTACGGCAGCCAGAACCCGTTCGCGTTCATGGAGTTGCAGGACGTACAGGAGCTGTCGAACTTCTTCGAGCGGCGGGTGTCGGCGTATCAGGTAGGCGTCAGCGGGAGCGTCACCTTCGACGACGACTTCTGA
- a CDS encoding type VII secretion target: MAVTSIVVPLRYGPWSHEGEVPMHPSQFVVDVDALESIGAKVAEAAGTLRESVKAAGAGLAPPPQAGSAATAAAKAAERAWLADLHRLTEQVDGYGAKLTASAHTYLVSDQANAERLRRSGAAAPR; the protein is encoded by the coding sequence ATGGCCGTCACATCCATTGTGGTACCTCTCCGGTATGGTCCGTGGTCGCACGAGGGGGAGGTGCCGATGCATCCCAGTCAGTTCGTGGTTGATGTGGATGCCCTGGAGAGCATCGGGGCGAAGGTCGCGGAGGCGGCCGGCACGTTACGGGAGTCGGTGAAGGCGGCCGGCGCCGGGTTGGCGCCGCCACCGCAGGCGGGTTCCGCGGCGACAGCCGCGGCGAAGGCGGCGGAAAGAGCGTGGCTCGCGGATCTACACCGACTCACGGAGCAGGTGGACGGCTACGGGGCAAAGCTAACCGCGTCGGCGCACACCTATCTCGTCAGTGATCAGGCCAACGCGGAAAGGCTGCGACGCAGCGGGGCGGCGGCGCCCCGGTGA
- a CDS encoding alpha/beta hydrolase, whose translation MTLRDLLEFHADPWHTSAQVWHRLAQGIDDTAEQVIRSTRDVGDAWPGGAGSAAAVRRATALRAEVSNAYNPAKRIADAMEHHAYALSGLRRQAEEIVASARQAGYHVDLATGVTTAPPSADMAGGLDRSSRSTESVLQHLLTVVDHARAQDDATANSISVNVPSPGAGFGTGQLDGVSRAVLEAQSERSPAEIHAWWESLTPLQQEQVLREFPELVGRMDGIPISDRDVANRSVLERERSLFQQQLSTIEAREDFLWKVLQQGRFSEVYPDAEDPRTALENELRKLASERVELPGKLRGIDAISTRLHDSSLPEAYLIGFSSHGDGRAIVSVGDPDTADNVLTYVPGTGEHLSKVGAGLQRTDDMAEDTAWEAPDKKTSVVYWYGYDAPDKIFPDAGLDSYAEGGGPVLDTFQAGLRATHDGGIPSHNTVLGHSYGSTVIGHAAQGLGFDADAVVFVGSPGVDVNHASELTGVRPDQVWATTAEHDIIRRVPNWDVVHGNDPSAADFGARVFASAPGNPDDEAATHSAYWNPNNIARKNIALIATGQLG comes from the coding sequence ATGACCCTGCGGGATCTGCTGGAATTCCACGCCGACCCGTGGCATACGTCCGCGCAGGTGTGGCATCGGCTCGCTCAGGGCATCGACGACACGGCGGAGCAGGTGATCCGCAGTACGCGCGATGTCGGTGACGCCTGGCCGGGCGGTGCCGGTTCGGCGGCAGCGGTGCGGAGGGCCACCGCGTTACGGGCTGAGGTGAGTAACGCGTACAACCCGGCGAAACGCATCGCGGACGCGATGGAGCACCACGCGTACGCGTTGTCAGGGCTGCGGCGGCAGGCGGAGGAGATCGTCGCCTCGGCGCGGCAGGCTGGCTATCATGTCGACCTGGCGACGGGGGTGACCACCGCGCCGCCCTCAGCGGACATGGCTGGCGGCCTGGATCGGTCCAGCCGGTCGACCGAATCGGTGCTCCAGCATCTGCTGACGGTGGTGGACCATGCCCGCGCGCAGGACGACGCGACAGCCAACAGCATCTCCGTCAATGTGCCGTCGCCGGGGGCTGGCTTCGGGACCGGCCAACTCGACGGCGTTTCGCGCGCGGTGCTGGAGGCGCAGTCGGAGCGAAGCCCGGCCGAGATCCACGCGTGGTGGGAGTCGCTGACTCCGCTACAGCAAGAGCAGGTGTTGCGGGAGTTCCCGGAACTGGTCGGCCGGATGGACGGCATTCCGATCTCCGACCGGGATGTGGCCAACCGCAGCGTCCTAGAGCGCGAACGCAGTCTGTTCCAGCAGCAGCTGAGCACGATCGAGGCCAGAGAAGATTTCCTGTGGAAAGTCCTCCAGCAGGGTCGTTTTTCAGAGGTCTACCCGGACGCCGAGGACCCGAGGACTGCATTGGAAAACGAGTTGAGGAAGCTCGCGTCCGAGCGGGTTGAGCTGCCCGGCAAGCTGCGTGGCATCGACGCGATCAGCACCCGGCTGCATGACTCGAGCCTGCCTGAGGCATACCTGATCGGGTTCTCCAGCCACGGTGACGGCCGAGCGATCGTCTCGGTCGGTGACCCGGACACCGCCGACAACGTGCTCACCTACGTACCCGGCACCGGCGAGCACCTGTCCAAGGTCGGTGCCGGCCTACAACGCACGGACGACATGGCCGAGGACACTGCCTGGGAGGCCCCAGACAAGAAGACCTCGGTCGTCTACTGGTATGGCTATGACGCCCCGGACAAGATCTTTCCCGATGCCGGCTTGGACTCCTATGCCGAGGGCGGCGGCCCGGTCCTCGACACGTTCCAGGCCGGGCTGCGTGCCACCCACGACGGCGGCATCCCGTCGCACAACACCGTTCTCGGCCACAGTTACGGCTCCACCGTCATCGGTCACGCCGCTCAGGGGCTCGGCTTCGACGCGGACGCCGTGGTGTTCGTCGGTTCACCCGGTGTCGACGTCAACCACGCTTCAGAGCTGACCGGTGTGCGTCCCGACCAGGTCTGGGCAACCACGGCGGAGCACGACATCATCCGTCGGGTGCCCAACTGGGATGTCGTGCACGGCAACGACCCCAGCGCGGCCGACTTCGGGGCACGGGTCTTCGCCAGTGCCCCCGGAAACCCCGACGACGAAGCGGCCACCCATTCCGCCTACTGGAATCCGAACAACATTGCGCGCAAGAACATCGCGTTGATCGCCACAGGCCAACTCGGATGA
- a CDS encoding DUF397 domain-containing protein codes for MTGAQWHKSTRSGTNGGSCVEVADNLPSVVLVRDTKDRDGGTLQFNPTVWQAFVDFAKRH; via the coding sequence ATGACTGGTGCGCAGTGGCACAAATCAACGCGGTCCGGCACCAACGGCGGGTCGTGCGTCGAGGTAGCCGACAACCTGCCCAGCGTTGTGCTCGTACGCGACACCAAGGACCGGGACGGCGGCACCCTCCAGTTCAACCCGACGGTGTGGCAGGCCTTCGTCGACTTCGCCAAGCGGCACTAA
- a CDS encoding helix-turn-helix domain-containing protein, whose translation MGSVMDYVMMELRLLRQTLGLSQEEFGRSIGYSASHVSSVETGGRSLTPDYAVALDRAYDPAFREGEDGRFGRMLRELSEFDPDWLREWIEYEQQAKLLRWYEPAFVPGLLQTEAYARAMFTTDILPPADVDQRVKSRLARQAILTREAAVPLVAVLDVMVLRRQVVGQPGVMAEQVAHLVKMAELPHVQILVVPEEAGIYPGLQGGFILATLGDGSMVTHLDHQVRAQVVNGADDLATLQRTWEAVRGEALPRRQSLDLIKKAAQTWT comes from the coding sequence ATGGGCAGTGTCATGGACTACGTGATGATGGAGCTTCGCCTACTGCGTCAGACCCTGGGCCTCAGTCAGGAGGAGTTCGGGCGCAGCATCGGCTACTCGGCGTCGCACGTCAGCTCCGTCGAAACCGGTGGGCGTTCGCTCACGCCGGACTACGCGGTGGCCCTCGACCGGGCCTACGACCCCGCGTTCCGGGAGGGCGAGGACGGCCGCTTCGGCCGGATGCTCCGAGAGCTGTCCGAGTTCGATCCGGACTGGTTGCGAGAGTGGATCGAGTACGAGCAGCAAGCCAAACTACTTCGCTGGTACGAGCCCGCGTTCGTGCCCGGACTTCTTCAGACAGAAGCCTATGCGCGGGCCATGTTCACCACGGACATTCTCCCACCTGCCGACGTCGACCAACGGGTCAAATCGCGACTCGCACGGCAAGCCATCCTGACTCGGGAGGCAGCGGTGCCGCTCGTGGCGGTGCTCGACGTGATGGTGCTCCGCAGGCAGGTAGTCGGCCAGCCGGGTGTAATGGCCGAGCAGGTCGCTCACCTGGTGAAAATGGCAGAGCTACCGCACGTGCAGATCCTCGTGGTGCCCGAGGAGGCCGGAATCTACCCTGGATTGCAGGGCGGCTTCATCCTGGCCACGCTGGGCGACGGTTCGATGGTGACCCACCTCGATCACCAGGTGCGCGCGCAGGTGGTGAACGGAGCCGATGACCTTGCTACCCTCCAGCGAACGTGGGAGGCGGTCCGGGGTGAGGCCCTCCCTCGTAGGCAGTCCCTCGACCTGATCAAAAAGGCGGCGCAGACATGGACATGA
- a CDS encoding pentapeptide repeat-containing protein, with product MGMPARPSASRRSTGPRKRREPRSPVPPAEVSLYEATVLEPESTLERQAFYQAGLAGQDASSVTFRQCRFRGADLSECRLDQVAFSDCLVTDSSWANLRADGGDMSRVRLAQSRMTGVTWANGGLRDVTVTGCRVDLSAWRMTTFDAVSFEDCNLQGADFTNADLRGVAFRGCDLTGAVFHHASMEGTRFRGCTLAGVGDISSWRGAVVHHEDLISLSYGLAQAAGIRIEE from the coding sequence GTGGGCATGCCTGCCCGACCCTCGGCGTCCCGACGTTCCACCGGTCCACGCAAGCGGCGGGAGCCGCGTAGCCCCGTCCCTCCGGCGGAGGTCAGCCTGTATGAGGCGACGGTGTTGGAGCCGGAGTCGACGCTGGAGCGCCAGGCGTTTTACCAGGCGGGGCTGGCCGGTCAGGACGCCTCGTCGGTGACCTTCAGGCAGTGCCGGTTCCGTGGGGCTGACCTGTCTGAGTGCCGACTGGATCAGGTGGCTTTCAGTGACTGTTTGGTGACGGATTCCAGTTGGGCCAATCTGCGTGCCGACGGTGGAGATATGTCCCGGGTGCGGTTGGCCCAGAGCAGGATGACGGGCGTGACGTGGGCGAACGGTGGGCTGCGGGATGTCACCGTCACCGGGTGCCGCGTGGACCTGTCGGCGTGGCGGATGACGACTTTCGACGCGGTGAGTTTCGAGGACTGCAACCTGCAGGGTGCCGACTTCACCAACGCGGACCTGCGGGGTGTGGCCTTTCGGGGCTGTGACCTGACCGGGGCGGTGTTCCACCACGCGTCGATGGAGGGAACCCGGTTTCGTGGCTGCACGCTGGCCGGTGTCGGCGACATTTCCAGCTGGCGTGGCGCTGTTGTGCACCACGAGGACCTGATCAGCCTGTCCTACGGCCTTGCGCAGGCGGCCGGAATCCGTATTGAGGAGTAA
- a CDS encoding enoyl-CoA hydratase/isomerase family protein produces the protein MNYTDYTAMHVKVDDGIAWVTLANPPMNLLDAALVPELKRFVRTVRDDDRVRVIVVQSDNPDFFAAHVDMTYAFDAEGFMRLGAEDTGAPQLNPMQHLMLSIRSLPQVTIAKLRGRLRGGGNELATATDMRFAAAGQTWMSQLETRIGIIPGGGGTQLLPRLIGRSRALEAILGAGLHDTDTAEKYGWINRALPPAQLDAFVDDLARRIAALTPQQITAAKTAIDAATGGDTLEAGLAEEGHALGLVYPAPSEALDRTRRYLDAGLQTRDAELDLEGFMDRNG, from the coding sequence ATGAACTACACGGACTACACCGCGATGCACGTCAAGGTCGACGACGGTATCGCCTGGGTGACCCTGGCCAACCCGCCCATGAACCTGCTCGACGCCGCATTGGTACCGGAACTGAAGCGATTCGTCCGCACGGTCCGCGACGACGACCGGGTGCGGGTCATCGTCGTCCAGAGCGACAACCCGGACTTCTTCGCCGCGCACGTCGACATGACCTACGCCTTCGACGCGGAGGGCTTCATGCGGCTGGGCGCCGAGGACACCGGTGCACCCCAGCTCAACCCCATGCAGCACCTCATGCTGTCGATCCGCTCACTACCCCAGGTGACCATCGCGAAGTTGCGGGGACGCCTACGCGGCGGCGGAAACGAGCTGGCCACCGCTACGGACATGCGGTTCGCGGCGGCGGGCCAGACCTGGATGTCCCAGCTGGAAACGCGCATCGGCATCATCCCCGGTGGCGGCGGAACCCAGCTGCTGCCCCGGCTGATCGGCCGCTCACGCGCACTGGAGGCGATCCTCGGCGCCGGGCTGCACGACACCGACACCGCGGAGAAGTACGGCTGGATCAACCGCGCCCTCCCACCCGCGCAACTCGACGCGTTCGTCGACGACCTCGCCCGCCGCATCGCCGCCCTCACCCCGCAACAGATCACCGCTGCCAAGACGGCGATCGACGCCGCGACCGGCGGCGACACCCTGGAAGCAGGGCTGGCCGAAGAGGGTCACGCTCTCGGACTCGTCTACCCGGCACCCAGCGAAGCGCTGGACAGGACCCGTCGCTACCTCGACGCCGGCCTACAGACCCGCGACGCCGAACTCGACCTCGAAGGCTTCATGGACCGCAACGGATAG
- a CDS encoding MerR family transcriptional regulator encodes MRIGEVAAATGVSTRALRYYEEQQLLSSVRSAGGQRHYPAAVVERVRLIQSLYAAGLSSKVIAGILPCVNTGFATPDMMTRLTVERERLNTQLRELSRTRDRLDEIIAATRVDASG; translated from the coding sequence ATGCGGATCGGCGAGGTTGCGGCGGCGACGGGCGTGAGCACTCGTGCGCTTCGCTACTACGAGGAGCAGCAGCTTTTGTCGTCCGTCCGCAGCGCGGGCGGGCAGCGGCACTACCCGGCCGCCGTGGTGGAACGAGTGCGACTGATTCAGTCGTTGTACGCGGCCGGCCTGAGCAGCAAGGTCATCGCGGGGATCCTGCCGTGTGTCAATACCGGTTTCGCCACGCCCGATATGATGACGCGGCTCACCGTCGAACGGGAGCGCCTCAACACCCAGCTGCGCGAACTGTCCCGGACCCGGGACCGCCTTGACGAGATTATCGCCGCGACCCGCGTTGACGCCTCTGGCTGA